A stretch of Sulfurimonas xiamenensis DNA encodes these proteins:
- a CDS encoding c-type cytochrome has product MNIYFVTARSFAVVALAILLYGFIVPSVGFHGTLERIQDDKVENIPSYVYPLWNYYQKGRYFGVNSPEESKYNLKKMIEFSEEIGVPSMPVWNFSLEAPNYPKEAFPQGLPVFIHFDGLSGEVHEMNTINHYVGMPPMESGGPYERALTPYALIILALLFVFFILYNNKWIDRLMFIPMVLPFIFVGFYAYWLYWFGHNLHRGAITIDPFMPVLLGDGKVAQFTTHAYPTVGFWALVAISIFSFFAWWLKKRGLKEHPINRVTPLHHFLMLVSLLIGVAGIAYLIKTDIEVNKLEKLDKLVYSPRVETPIKTEMSEPSEIEKEEMQEERDEQRKEQELQIKALEERAGSLGRFKVTKMYKSNCAPCHGASGEGNFGSKLIGLSEEYILKKLLEYKTNEEAIHVETIKNLSEEDIKQLTEEISQFKDQ; this is encoded by the coding sequence ATGAATATTTATTTTGTTACAGCGAGATCTTTTGCTGTTGTTGCTCTTGCTATTTTGTTATATGGTTTTATTGTTCCATCTGTTGGTTTTCATGGAACATTAGAGCGCATACAAGATGACAAAGTTGAAAATATACCCTCATATGTTTATCCTCTTTGGAACTATTATCAAAAAGGTAGATATTTTGGTGTAAATAGTCCAGAAGAATCAAAATATAATCTAAAAAAAATGATTGAATTTTCTGAGGAGATTGGTGTTCCTTCTATGCCTGTATGGAATTTTTCATTAGAAGCACCAAACTATCCAAAAGAGGCTTTTCCGCAGGGACTTCCAGTATTTATCCATTTTGACGGACTTAGCGGTGAAGTTCATGAGATGAATACAATCAATCATTATGTAGGTATGCCTCCTATGGAGAGCGGCGGACCGTATGAGAGGGCTCTTACTCCTTATGCGCTTATTATACTTGCTCTGTTATTTGTTTTTTTTATTCTTTACAACAATAAATGGATAGATAGGTTGATGTTTATTCCTATGGTTCTGCCTTTTATTTTTGTCGGTTTTTATGCTTACTGGCTTTACTGGTTTGGACATAATCTTCATAGAGGAGCTATTACGATAGACCCTTTTATGCCTGTTTTACTAGGAGATGGCAAAGTAGCACAATTTACTACGCACGCATATCCAACTGTCGGTTTTTGGGCACTTGTGGCTATTAGTATATTTTCTTTCTTTGCATGGTGGCTGAAAAAAAGAGGACTCAAAGAACATCCGATAAACAGAGTAACGCCTCTGCATCATTTCTTAATGTTAGTTTCTTTATTGATAGGTGTGGCAGGAATTGCTTATTTGATTAAAACAGATATAGAAGTAAATAAATTGGAAAAACTTGACAAACTTGTCTATTCACCTAGAGTAGAAACCCCGATAAAAACAGAGATGTCTGAGCCTTCTGAAATAGAGAAAGAAGAGATGCAAGAAGAGAGAGATGAGCAAAGAAAAGAGCAGGAGTTACAGATAAAAGCTCTAGAAGAGAGAGCCGGATCTCTTGGAAGATTCAAAGTCACTAAAATGTATAAAAGCAATTGTGCTCCATGTCACGGGGCAAGCGGAGAAGGTAACTTCGGATCAAAACTTATCGGATTAAGCGAAGAGTATATACTGAAAAAATTACTTGAGTATAAAACAAATGAAGAAGCTATACATGTTGAAACAATAAAAAACCTATCAGAAGAGGATATCAAACAGTTAACTGAAGAGATTTCTCAATTTAAAGATCAATAA
- a CDS encoding hydrogenase small subunit: MRLLIIGGGIAAAYFANNIKKADSSVDVTILSEEKYAPYDRIHLCKLVDETSDIEEISLHLDPTVHLELNQKIIKIDREKKRVYSKEAMFGYDKLIIATGSLPNAPFDVKSVENAAVFRSADDCEIIKKSVKGREVVVVGGGPIALELLETLDKMPQVEKISLLIRSDSLYDKNLSSESVKIIEQSYTKKITVYFEDEIVDTVIEDAKIKLLKTKKREIKNPFLIFGIGIRPNVEEFRDTLKCNKGILTNTFMQSEDENIYAIGECAEVTKFAFIAGHVEACTQQAKSAISHILQRELQEFEPKTTIDMLKVGEFTLVDVMSPDFDKEYNKVIISKENSMDEYFLKNDRVLRYIGINSTVDVCYVQNLIESAKEIEIDELYKAAKTEGRGKLVCSCTGTYYNDLVDIVTQNAVNSFADLKEFSEAGRVCGRCRGEVVKIIEKSQCLIDPNIVKKSPEEKELEKKLKVAKKRVEKFNKEHPRNALDEENLEAAMQSMDITKDEVNRWISMVTADMQLHPKFEEVVAKGVKSLNKIPIVWLELSDCSGNSEAFIKSANPAIEDLIFEYISLDYHELLMSASGDESESLLDDIIKNQKGEYILIVEGAVPLGLDGKYLRIGSKGETGIELLKRCAKDAALVIAVGSCAFDGGVVAAAPNPTDAVGVAEALNREDVVNISGCPTNPVNIVGTLLYYIMFEEMPPLDKFNRPLWAYEGRVHDNCERRGHYELGEFVEEWGDEGAKKGWCLFKMGCKGPYAFVNCPTMKFNQGASWPVQAGHGCMGCTERGFFDKFANERVYKEEENEKDSH; encoded by the coding sequence ATGAGACTCTTAATTATCGGCGGCGGTATAGCCGCGGCTTATTTTGCAAACAACATTAAAAAAGCGGATAGTTCTGTAGATGTCACAATTCTCAGTGAGGAGAAGTATGCGCCTTATGACAGGATACATCTCTGCAAACTTGTTGATGAAACTTCTGATATAGAAGAAATATCTCTGCATCTCGATCCCACAGTTCATCTGGAGTTAAATCAAAAAATCATCAAAATTGATAGAGAGAAAAAACGCGTCTACTCTAAAGAGGCAATGTTTGGTTATGACAAGCTTATCATCGCAACAGGCTCTTTGCCAAACGCTCCCTTTGATGTAAAAAGTGTTGAAAATGCAGCTGTTTTTAGAAGTGCCGATGATTGCGAAATTATCAAAAAAAGTGTAAAAGGGAGAGAAGTCGTCGTTGTCGGCGGAGGACCTATCGCTCTTGAGCTTCTTGAGACGCTGGATAAAATGCCGCAAGTAGAGAAAATCTCACTGCTTATCCGTTCAGACTCTTTATATGACAAAAATCTCTCAAGCGAATCTGTAAAAATTATAGAGCAGAGTTACACAAAAAAAATTACTGTATATTTTGAAGATGAGATAGTGGACACTGTTATAGAAGATGCAAAAATAAAGCTTTTAAAAACGAAAAAAAGAGAGATAAAAAATCCTTTTCTTATCTTTGGCATAGGAATCAGACCCAATGTTGAGGAATTTAGAGATACTCTCAAGTGCAACAAAGGGATCTTGACAAACACTTTTATGCAGAGTGAAGATGAGAACATATATGCCATCGGTGAGTGTGCGGAGGTAACAAAATTTGCTTTTATAGCAGGACATGTAGAGGCGTGTACGCAGCAGGCAAAAAGTGCTATTTCTCATATTTTACAAAGAGAACTTCAAGAGTTTGAACCAAAAACAACCATAGACATGTTAAAAGTCGGCGAGTTTACATTGGTGGATGTTATGTCGCCTGATTTTGATAAAGAGTATAACAAAGTCATAATTAGCAAAGAGAACTCTATGGATGAGTATTTTTTAAAAAATGACAGAGTTTTAAGATACATCGGAATCAACTCAACCGTTGATGTCTGCTATGTTCAAAATCTTATAGAGAGTGCAAAAGAGATAGAGATAGATGAACTCTATAAAGCTGCTAAAACTGAGGGCAGGGGGAAGCTGGTTTGCAGCTGCACGGGAACTTACTATAATGATTTGGTTGACATAGTCACACAAAACGCCGTAAACTCTTTTGCCGATTTGAAGGAGTTTTCAGAAGCTGGCAGGGTTTGCGGCAGATGCCGAGGCGAGGTTGTAAAGATCATAGAGAAGTCTCAGTGTCTTATCGACCCAAATATTGTAAAAAAGAGTCCCGAAGAGAAAGAGTTAGAAAAAAAACTGAAAGTTGCAAAAAAGAGAGTTGAAAAGTTTAACAAAGAGCATCCGCGCAATGCTCTTGATGAAGAGAACCTTGAAGCCGCCATGCAGAGTATGGATATCACAAAAGATGAGGTTAACAGATGGATCAGCATGGTTACCGCAGATATGCAGCTGCATCCAAAGTTTGAAGAGGTGGTCGCAAAAGGGGTAAAGAGCCTAAATAAAATCCCGATTGTTTGGCTTGAGCTCTCAGATTGCAGCGGCAACTCAGAAGCCTTTATTAAGTCGGCAAATCCCGCTATAGAAGATCTTATATTTGAGTATATCTCACTTGACTATCATGAGCTCTTGATGAGTGCGAGCGGAGATGAGAGCGAGAGTCTTTTGGATGATATCATTAAAAATCAAAAGGGCGAGTATATACTTATAGTCGAAGGTGCGGTTCCGCTCGGACTTGATGGAAAGTACCTAAGAATCGGCTCAAAGGGCGAGACGGGCATAGAGCTTTTGAAGCGGTGTGCAAAGGATGCCGCACTTGTTATCGCCGTGGGAAGCTGCGCGTTTGACGGAGGCGTTGTAGCTGCCGCTCCAAACCCGACAGATGCGGTAGGAGTTGCAGAGGCGCTAAATAGAGAAGATGTTGTTAATATCTCCGGGTGTCCGACAAACCCCGTTAATATTGTCGGTACGCTTCTTTACTACATTATGTTTGAAGAGATGCCGCCTTTAGATAAGTTCAACCGACCTCTTTGGGCGTATGAGGGAAGAGTTCATGACAACTGCGAGCGGCGAGGACACTATGAGCTTGGAGAATTTGTTGAGGAGTGGGGAGATGAGGGTGCAAAAAAAGGGTGGTGTCTTTTTAAGATGGGCTGTAAAGGTCCTTATGCTTTTGTAAACTGTCCGACCATGAAGTTCAACCAAGGCGCGAGCTGGCCAGTTCAAGCGGGGCATGGATGCATGGGATGCACAGAGAGAGGCTTTTTTGACAAGTTTGCAAACGAAAGAGTATATAAGGAAGAAGAGAATGAAAAAGATAGTCATTGA
- the nosZ gene encoding Sec-dependent nitrous-oxide reductase, which produces MKKYLHIMCYVTLGFLFVTQTVLAESQFQEIMKKRGLTEEDAIAALKVYNPSGKHDEYYVFVGGGQSGQVLVYGVPSMRPLKYIGVFTPEPWQGYGFDTDSKEVLRQGNVRGREINWGDTHHPALSETDGKYDGEYLFINDKANTRIAVIDLKYFETSQIVVNPIFKSTHGGAFVTPNTEYVLDTCQYAAPLTNDYYPIEAYQDVYRGGVTFWKFDRQKGKIQQKESFSLEFPPYMQDLTDLGKGVSEGWAFTNSINSELYTGGIEKGLPPFEAGCSRNDTDFLHIYNWKKLAQLAKDDKNIKIINGHRVIPIDVAVKNSVLFLVPENKSPHGVDVSPDGRHIIVSGKLDTHASVYDFNKIMKLIQNRDFEGKDSYGIPILDMKKSLYGQVEVGLGHLHNTFGKEDGTIYSSMYVDSQVVKWNYKELKVIDKIGIHYNVGHLEAMEGKSADPQGEYLIAINKLAIDRFLPVGPLHPQNNQLIDIGGKKMKLLLDMPIPLGEPHQGASIRASKIRPEVRFIMGTNSRTGKPHVGKTLAGQEKIERKGNHVSIYATVVRSHINPERVTVNKGDHVTMYITNVERAQDETHGFTIDHYNVHTSLEPGETTQIDFIADIEGVFPYYCTEFCSALHIEMMGYLLVKDPNKNYEWIQKTKMQSLSPEELQMEYKKIRASNKATDEVIQSLFFFLEEKNYTKYTTVKNLVDDAKDQYAKIDLEREKSAKAYQKNDINNAILFENMIWQYMIKTADSAIRAKDLLINNIATPKSESAKKGEIAFREGGCSGCHVIGKISSGPDLIGVLKRHRNAEQWVAEYVKNPQSKFNEPFMKKMIEFFNLKMPNQNMSDEEIKNIVEYFKWIDENADLF; this is translated from the coding sequence ATAAAAAAATATTTACACATTATGTGTTATGTGACGCTCGGGTTTTTATTTGTAACACAAACTGTTTTGGCTGAGTCTCAATTTCAAGAAATAATGAAAAAACGCGGACTAACTGAAGAGGATGCTATTGCTGCACTAAAAGTTTATAATCCTAGCGGAAAACATGATGAATATTATGTTTTTGTGGGCGGTGGTCAGTCAGGGCAAGTTTTGGTTTATGGAGTTCCATCTATGAGACCATTAAAATATATTGGAGTATTTACTCCTGAGCCTTGGCAGGGATACGGCTTTGATACAGATTCAAAAGAAGTTTTGAGACAGGGAAATGTTAGAGGAAGAGAGATTAACTGGGGAGATACACATCATCCTGCGCTCTCAGAAACAGATGGAAAGTATGATGGTGAGTATCTTTTTATCAATGATAAAGCAAATACCAGAATTGCAGTAATTGACTTAAAATATTTTGAAACTTCTCAAATTGTAGTTAATCCTATCTTTAAATCAACTCACGGAGGAGCGTTTGTTACTCCAAATACGGAGTATGTTCTTGATACATGTCAATATGCAGCACCTTTGACAAATGATTATTATCCTATAGAAGCATATCAGGATGTTTATAGAGGAGGGGTGACATTTTGGAAGTTTGACAGACAAAAAGGAAAGATTCAACAAAAAGAGTCATTTAGTTTAGAGTTTCCGCCATATATGCAGGATTTAACTGATCTGGGTAAAGGTGTCTCTGAAGGTTGGGCATTTACAAATTCTATTAACTCAGAACTATACACTGGAGGCATTGAAAAGGGTCTTCCTCCTTTTGAAGCTGGTTGCAGTCGTAATGATACGGATTTTTTACATATTTATAATTGGAAAAAATTAGCACAACTTGCAAAGGATGATAAAAATATTAAAATAATTAATGGACATAGAGTTATCCCTATTGATGTGGCTGTAAAAAATAGTGTTCTTTTTTTAGTTCCTGAAAATAAATCTCCTCATGGTGTAGATGTAAGTCCGGATGGTCGGCATATTATTGTTTCTGGCAAACTTGACACGCATGCATCTGTTTATGATTTTAACAAGATTATGAAACTGATTCAAAATAGAGATTTTGAAGGAAAAGATTCTTATGGAATACCGATATTAGATATGAAAAAATCACTCTATGGACAAGTTGAAGTTGGTTTAGGTCATTTGCATAACACTTTTGGCAAGGAAGATGGCACAATTTATAGTTCTATGTATGTTGATTCACAGGTTGTAAAATGGAACTATAAAGAACTTAAAGTTATAGATAAGATTGGTATTCATTATAATGTTGGACACCTTGAGGCAATGGAGGGTAAATCCGCAGATCCACAGGGAGAGTATCTTATTGCTATTAATAAGCTTGCAATCGATAGATTTTTGCCGGTTGGGCCTTTGCATCCGCAGAATAATCAGCTTATAGATATTGGCGGAAAAAAGATGAAACTTCTTTTGGATATGCCTATACCGCTTGGAGAACCGCATCAAGGTGCATCAATTAGAGCAAGTAAAATTCGTCCGGAAGTTCGATTTATAATGGGAACCAATTCTAGAACAGGCAAGCCTCATGTTGGAAAAACTCTTGCCGGTCAAGAAAAAATTGAGAGAAAGGGAAATCATGTTTCCATTTATGCAACAGTAGTACGATCTCATATTAATCCGGAGCGAGTTACAGTAAACAAAGGTGACCATGTTACGATGTATATAACCAATGTTGAGCGTGCTCAGGATGAAACTCATGGCTTTACAATAGATCACTATAATGTGCATACTTCACTTGAGCCGGGAGAGACGACTCAAATCGATTTTATTGCAGATATTGAGGGTGTTTTTCCTTACTATTGTACAGAATTTTGTTCCGCATTACATATAGAAATGATGGGTTATCTTTTAGTTAAAGATCCAAATAAAAATTATGAGTGGATTCAAAAAACGAAAATGCAAAGCTTGTCTCCTGAAGAACTACAGATGGAATATAAGAAAATTAGAGCTAGTAATAAAGCGACTGATGAAGTTATCCAATCTCTATTTTTCTTTTTAGAGGAAAAAAATTATACTAAATATACAACGGTAAAAAATTTAGTCGATGATGCGAAAGATCAATATGCCAAGATTGATTTAGAGAGAGAAAAGTCAGCAAAAGCATATCAGAAAAATGATATAAATAATGCTATATTATTTGAAAATATGATATGGCAGTATATGATTAAAACTGCTGATTCTGCAATAAGAGCTAAAGATCTTCTTATAAATAACATAGCTACACCAAAATCTGAAAGTGCTAAAAAAGGTGAAATAGCATTTCGTGAAGGAGGCTGTTCTGGATGTCATGTTATCGGTAAAATCAGTTCCGGTCCAGATCTGATAGGTGTTCTTAAGCGACATAGAAATGCTGAACAATGGGTTGCAGAGTATGTTAAAAACCCTCAAAGTAAGTTTAACGAACCTTTTATGAAGAAAATGATTGAATTTTTTAATCTTAAAATGCCAAATCAAAATATGAGTGATGAAGAGATTAAAAATATCGTAGAATATTTTAAATGGATAGATGAGAATGCAGATCTATTTTGA
- a CDS encoding SixA phosphatase family protein: MKKLYIIRHAKSSSKDAALDDFNRPLNKRGKQNAPFMGSRLRAKGVKPDIILSSPAKRAKSTAKMIAKEISYNKKILFDSNIYEASADDLRKIITKVDNRYKTLFLVGHNPSLNELAKYFLDFDANIPTCGIVEIAFACKRWTDIDPNNAKFLSFDYPKKVMSDFI; this comes from the coding sequence ATGAAAAAACTCTACATTATAAGACATGCAAAATCAAGCTCGAAAGATGCAGCACTTGATGATTTTAATAGACCTTTAAATAAAAGGGGCAAGCAAAATGCTCCATTTATGGGAAGCAGACTTAGAGCAAAAGGGGTGAAGCCTGATATTATCCTCTCAAGTCCTGCTAAAAGAGCAAAAAGTACAGCAAAAATGATTGCTAAAGAGATAAGTTATAATAAAAAAATATTATTTGATTCAAATATTTATGAAGCAAGTGCTGATGATCTTCGTAAAATTATAACAAAAGTGGACAATAGATATAAAACTCTCTTTTTGGTAGGACATAATCCTTCTCTTAACGAACTGGCAAAATATTTTTTAGATTTTGATGCAAATATTCCTACATGCGGAATCGTTGAGATTGCGTTTGCATGTAAAAGATGGACAGATATAGATCCAAATAATGCAAAATTTTTATCATTTGATTATCCAAAAAAAGTGATGTCTGATTTCATATAA
- a CDS encoding nickel-dependent hydrogenase large subunit produces MKKIVIDPVTRIEGHLRVEVEVDEEGVVQEAYASGQLFRGIETILKGRDPRDAGLLAGRICGVCTNSHFRAAVSAVEDAYSIVPPDNARVVRDLMTMALFIQDHVVHFYHLHSLDFIDVTAALEADASLASEEAKKYSQNPYRNSVAHYTEVLQKLRNFVKAGRLGPFANGYWGHSAYKLTPEQNLIILSHYLEALRFQTEISKAVAIFGGKTPHPQSIVVGGVTSVADMLNPQRVNDYIFVIKEAKEFVDRAYMSDMKLLATAYRDEIKEGLGRAKGNFLSVGGYVFDEKQKLFSGGVIYGYDFSKVEEFDESRISEEVDRAWYDEKGEVCYTDLNDDGTLKTAKSDDKYTWIKAPRYGGEVMESGPLARVLVSYLSGNELIKPFVDEFLDGTNLELIDLTTTIGRNAARAIESVYICEYIFKLVSRLVQNIKYYNTDTWAKYDFEKLPKEAKGRAFLEVPRGVLSHFVSIKEQKIQNYSVIAPTTWNASPKDREGKRGAYEEALIGIKIEDATKPLEVLRVIHSFDPCLACAVHVIDTKGKELSRYKIRTL; encoded by the coding sequence ATGAAAAAGATAGTCATTGATCCCGTTACAAGGATAGAGGGGCATTTGCGCGTTGAGGTTGAGGTTGATGAAGAGGGCGTGGTTCAAGAGGCGTATGCAAGCGGGCAACTCTTTCGCGGTATAGAGACTATACTCAAAGGCAGAGACCCAAGAGATGCAGGACTTTTAGCGGGGAGAATCTGCGGAGTCTGTACAAACTCTCACTTTCGCGCGGCCGTGAGTGCCGTCGAAGATGCTTACTCTATTGTGCCGCCCGATAATGCACGGGTTGTTAGAGATTTGATGACGATGGCGCTCTTTATACAAGACCATGTCGTGCACTTTTACCATCTGCACTCTTTGGATTTTATCGATGTAACCGCTGCGCTTGAAGCCGATGCCTCTCTTGCTTCAGAGGAGGCGAAAAAGTACTCTCAAAATCCCTATAGAAACTCGGTCGCGCACTACACGGAGGTGCTACAGAAACTGCGAAATTTTGTAAAAGCGGGAAGACTCGGTCCTTTTGCAAACGGCTACTGGGGGCATAGCGCTTATAAACTAACACCGGAGCAAAACCTTATCATTCTCTCGCACTACTTAGAAGCGCTTAGATTTCAGACAGAGATAAGTAAAGCCGTAGCAATATTTGGCGGTAAAACGCCACATCCTCAAAGCATTGTCGTAGGCGGGGTTACAAGTGTAGCCGATATGCTCAATCCGCAAAGAGTTAACGACTACATCTTTGTTATCAAAGAGGCAAAAGAGTTTGTGGATCGCGCTTACATGAGCGATATGAAGCTGCTTGCGACGGCTTACAGAGATGAGATAAAAGAGGGTTTGGGCAGAGCAAAAGGTAATTTTTTATCCGTGGGCGGCTATGTGTTTGATGAAAAACAAAAGCTCTTTAGCGGCGGCGTGATTTATGGATATGACTTCTCAAAAGTAGAGGAGTTTGACGAGAGCAGAATCAGCGAAGAGGTTGATAGAGCATGGTACGATGAAAAGGGCGAAGTCTGTTATACCGACTTAAACGATGACGGTACGCTTAAAACCGCAAAAAGTGATGACAAATACACATGGATCAAGGCTCCCAGATACGGTGGAGAGGTAATGGAGAGCGGACCGCTTGCAAGAGTGCTTGTAAGCTATCTAAGCGGCAACGAGCTTATAAAACCTTTTGTAGATGAGTTTTTAGATGGTACGAATCTTGAGCTTATAGACCTTACGACAACCATCGGAAGAAATGCCGCGAGGGCGATAGAGAGTGTTTATATCTGCGAATATATCTTTAAGCTTGTCTCACGCCTTGTGCAAAACATCAAATACTACAACACCGATACATGGGCGAAATATGATTTTGAAAAGCTTCCAAAAGAGGCAAAAGGGAGAGCCTTTCTTGAAGTCCCGCGCGGTGTTTTGTCCCATTTTGTAAGCATAAAAGAGCAAAAGATACAAAACTACTCCGTCATAGCTCCGACCACATGGAACGCCTCGCCAAAAGATAGAGAGGGCAAAAGAGGAGCGTATGAAGAGGCGCTTATCGGCATCAAGATAGAAGATGCTACAAAACCGCTTGAAGTCCTCAGAGTCATCCACTCCTTTGACCCCTGCCTTGCATGTGCGGTGCATGTCATAGACACAAAAGGCAAAGAGCTGAGTCGCTACAAGATAAGAACTTTATGA